A genome region from Phoenix dactylifera cultivar Barhee BC4 chromosome 18, palm_55x_up_171113_PBpolish2nd_filt_p, whole genome shotgun sequence includes the following:
- the LOC103723781 gene encoding zinc finger CCCH domain-containing protein 32-like, producing MKSGGGRVGIRPSTAEDEALKRNTDCVYFLASPLTCNKAHDTYGWESCRISERILERPPSGRRWRDANHNERDRSDLCRRPLKQRRLNGSISAVSPDGRGEPYQRDDCYIEERGHGHHSHRNQRQIPRSSISTRLQGRITLSGRSSPDIPNDLRSENDGNRGRPRGRLSPARPINYRGRHHERVRWRSNEEFPADARSTVVKLTRRDDTGSLDFAGPKSLAELKGPKVMENSQELSTKSTSAAAPLELNNMKSAKVAVLQDSKDSLSFEGPKPLSIILKRKRDAASASGASSGDEIDRRDGEEAAGGSVSAALSDVQSILPVEAKKDGNDNVSCLEEHEDRTAKEEEEEGSIYDGRSSAKEDTFEPKDHMVVDAMEDQELEYYDQRYGESDHEAVEGGDLKTEYDENVYAEDGDESDDEDDFAKKVAALLCCV from the exons ATGAAGAGCGGCGGTGGGCGGGTGGGGATCCGCCCGTCGACGGCGGAGGATGAGGCGCTGAAGAGGAACACCGACTGCGTGTACTTCCTGGCGTCGCCATTGACCTGCAATAAG GCACATGATACCTATGGCTGGGAGTCATGCAGAATTTCTGAGAGGATTTTGGAAAGACCACCATCTGGAAGGAGGTGGAGGGATGCCAATCATAATGAGAGGGATAGATCAGATTTGTGTCGTCGACCATTGAAGCAAAGAAGACTTAATGGTTCAATATCGGCTGTTAGCCCTGATGGCCGTGGTGAGCCCTACCAGAGGGATGATTGCTATATTGAGGAGAGAGGGCATGGTCATCATTCCCACAGAAATCAAAGACAAATTCCTCGGAGCTCCATAAGCACTCGCCTGCAAGGAAGAATAACACTCTCTGGGAGGTCTTCACCTGACATCCCAAATGATTTGCGATCTGAGAATGACGGAAATAGAGGAAGACCTCGAGGCAGATTGTCACCAGCCAGACCAATAAATTATCGGGGGAGACATCATGAAAGAGTAAGATGGAGATCAAATGAGGAGTTCCCTGCAGATGCAAGGAGTACTGTGGTAAAGCTAACTAGAAGAGATGATACAGGCTCCCTAGATTTTGCTGGTCCAAAGAGTCTTGCAGAGCTGAAAGGTCCAAAGGTTATGGAGAATTCTCAAGAGTTGTCAACCAAGAGTACTAGTGCTGCTGCTCCTCTAGAACTGAATAATATGAAGTCTGCAAAAGTTGCGGTGCTTCAGGATTCTAAAGATTCTCTCTCGTTTGAAGGTCCGAAGCCACTGAGCATCATTCTTAAGAGAAAAAGAGATGCAGCATCTGCGAGTGGTGCAAGCAGTGGAGATGAAATTGATCGAAGAGATGGAGAAGAGGCAGCAGGTGGTTCTGTTTCAGCTGCTTTATCAGATGTGCAGTCCATTCTTCCGGTAGAAGCCAAGAAAGATGGCAATGACAATGTCAGCTGCCTTGAAGAACACGAGGATAGAACAgccaaggaggaagaagaagagggatcaATCTACGATGGTCGTTCTTCAGCTAAAGAAGATACGTTTGAACCAAAAGATCATATGGTAGTGGATGCTATGGAAGATCAAGAGCTGGAATACTATGACCAAAGATATGGAGAGTCTGATCATGAGGCTGTTGAGGGCGGGGACCTGAAAACTGAATATGATGAGAATGTATACGCAGAGGATGGAGATGAgtctgatgatgaggatgacTTTGCTAAAAAGGTTGCTGCCTTGCTTTGTTGTGTGTAG